A region from the Paenarthrobacter aurescens genome encodes:
- a CDS encoding acyltransferase family protein yields the protein MTTPTIPAPAHHGRRAAGPVAKSKFRPEIQGLRSLAVLMVVSYHIWIGRVSGGVDVFLLISAFLMTLQFTGRYKQGRPMDLVRHWLHLFRRLLPAVVVVLVSTLAATFIFLPATRWFEIVQQTWASLFYFENRLLQDLAVDYYATDHSMASPVQHFWSLSIQGQVFILWPIIFAAAAFVCRRFDLRYRATLVYVFALIFLVSFVYSIIFTANNQAVAYFDTFARLWEFALGTLVALILPALNFSRPVRIVMGWVGVAAMLSCGILLQVQTAFPGFVALWPTLAAVAVIAAGQTGSRFGVDRILSSTFLVRLGDNSYALYLWHWPILVIALAWSGKDHAGWLSGTAIIALSLVLAFLTTKFVEKPFREWKWPEVKRRRSVIAIVACLAVVSAPLAAFQYRLDLDQQAAEARMVFDNPGAKALLPTYVNEAAPNALTQPTAERIGRDWANLPDSCSGDTKPDSQLLQENCKQNKVGADATKTVLVVGNSHSQQWLGALEVLAEQHHWRLYSLLYGACPFMTEDPESEPACNEFNSEVRSHIREHAPDALFMVGTAAVSSLPDERLTHGFENLIPEVTELGIQVVAVRDNPRFTYSLTDCTLAKGVDSPDCRPLKADVLAEPSPFEAVTGKFENLSLLDMTDLMCQGLYCPPIIGNTFVYLDDNHLTKSYAKSMAGMLDERWFAATGWQR from the coding sequence GTGACGACGCCAACGATTCCAGCCCCTGCCCACCACGGTAGGCGTGCTGCCGGACCCGTTGCGAAGTCCAAGTTCCGCCCTGAAATCCAAGGCCTTCGGTCCTTGGCCGTCCTCATGGTGGTGAGCTACCACATCTGGATCGGCAGGGTCTCCGGTGGAGTAGATGTCTTCCTCCTGATCTCAGCGTTCCTTATGACCCTCCAGTTCACGGGACGTTACAAACAGGGCCGGCCCATGGACCTTGTGCGCCACTGGCTGCACCTGTTCAGGCGGTTGCTGCCCGCCGTCGTCGTGGTTCTGGTGTCCACTCTTGCAGCTACTTTTATCTTCCTGCCGGCTACGCGCTGGTTTGAGATCGTCCAGCAAACCTGGGCCTCGCTGTTCTACTTCGAAAACCGGTTGCTGCAGGACCTGGCCGTTGACTATTACGCCACTGACCACAGCATGGCCAGCCCCGTACAGCACTTTTGGTCCCTGTCCATCCAGGGCCAGGTGTTCATTCTGTGGCCCATCATCTTCGCCGCTGCAGCGTTTGTGTGCCGCCGCTTTGACCTCCGCTACCGGGCCACGCTGGTCTACGTCTTCGCCCTCATCTTCCTGGTCTCGTTTGTCTACTCCATCATCTTCACTGCCAACAACCAGGCCGTGGCGTACTTCGATACCTTTGCCCGGCTGTGGGAGTTTGCCCTGGGCACGTTGGTGGCACTGATCCTGCCCGCCCTGAATTTCTCCAGGCCTGTACGCATCGTCATGGGTTGGGTGGGTGTGGCCGCCATGCTCAGTTGCGGCATCCTGCTCCAGGTACAAACGGCTTTTCCCGGATTCGTCGCTTTGTGGCCCACGCTGGCTGCAGTAGCTGTGATCGCGGCCGGCCAAACCGGCAGCCGCTTTGGTGTGGACCGGATACTGAGTTCCACATTCCTTGTCCGGCTCGGTGACAATTCCTACGCCCTTTACCTTTGGCACTGGCCCATTCTGGTGATTGCTTTGGCATGGAGCGGCAAGGATCATGCCGGATGGCTGTCCGGTACGGCGATCATCGCGTTGTCGCTCGTCTTGGCTTTCCTGACCACCAAGTTCGTGGAGAAGCCGTTCCGGGAATGGAAGTGGCCCGAGGTAAAACGGCGCCGCTCGGTCATCGCGATCGTGGCTTGCCTCGCGGTGGTGTCCGCGCCCCTCGCGGCTTTTCAGTACCGCCTGGACCTTGACCAGCAAGCCGCGGAGGCTCGCATGGTCTTCGATAATCCCGGTGCCAAGGCGCTCCTGCCCACGTACGTCAATGAAGCGGCTCCGAATGCCCTCACCCAGCCCACCGCGGAACGGATCGGGCGGGACTGGGCCAACCTTCCCGACTCATGCTCCGGGGACACCAAACCCGATTCGCAACTGCTGCAGGAGAACTGCAAACAGAACAAGGTGGGCGCAGATGCCACCAAGACGGTCCTTGTGGTGGGCAACTCCCATTCCCAGCAGTGGCTGGGCGCGTTGGAAGTACTGGCTGAGCAGCACCATTGGCGCCTGTATTCCCTGCTGTATGGGGCATGCCCTTTCATGACTGAGGATCCTGAGTCCGAGCCTGCCTGCAACGAGTTCAACAGTGAGGTGCGCAGCCATATCCGTGAGCATGCGCCGGACGCCCTGTTCATGGTGGGAACGGCTGCTGTTTCTTCCTTGCCGGATGAAAGGCTGACGCACGGTTTTGAGAATCTCATCCCCGAGGTCACTGAACTGGGTATCCAGGTGGTGGCGGTGAGGGACAACCCCCGATTTACGTACAGCCTGACGGACTGCACCCTTGCCAAGGGTGTGGACAGCCCGGATTGCCGCCCGCTAAAGGCCGATGTCCTGGCTGAACCAAGTCCCTTTGAGGCGGTGACCGGCAAGTTCGAAAATCTTTCCTTACTGGATATGACCGACCTCATGTGCCAGGGACTCTACTGCCCACCGATCATTGGCAACACGTTCGTCTATCTCGATGACAATCACCTGACCAAAAGCTACGCCAAGAGTATGGCAGGCATGCTGGACGAAAGGTGGTTTGCCGCGACGGGGTGGCAACGATGA
- the guaB gene encoding IMP dehydrogenase gives MTQPEHDPFGFVGLTYDDVLLLPGHTDVIPSDADTSSRISKRISVQTPLLSAAMDTVTESRMAIAMARQGGLGVVHRNLSIDDQAEHVDRVKRSESGMITNPLTIGPQATLQELDELCSRYRVSGLPVVDTDGRLLGIVTNRDTRFIPESEFPLRSVSDAMTKMPLITGHVGISREEASHKLATNKIEKLPLVDEQGRLKGLITTKDFTKAEQYPLATKDDEGRLRVGAAIGFFGDGWERAMKLIDAGVDALFVDTANGHSQGVLDMIRRLKSDPIAAHVDIIGGQAATREGAQALIDAGADGIKVGVGPGSICTTRVVAGVGVPQITAIYESAKAAIPAGVPLIADGGLQYSGDIGKALVAGADTVMLGSLLAGCEESPGELIFVNGKQFKSYRGMGSLGAMQSRGKNTSYSKDRYFQADVSGDDKLIPEGIEGRVAFRGPLASVAYQLVGGLRQTMFYTGAPTIPELKARGKFVRITPAGLKESHPHDIQMTVEAPNYGSR, from the coding sequence ATGACCCAGCCCGAACACGATCCCTTTGGCTTTGTTGGCCTGACTTACGACGACGTCCTGTTGCTCCCGGGCCACACTGACGTCATCCCGTCCGACGCCGACACCTCATCCCGCATCTCCAAGCGGATTTCGGTCCAGACACCCTTGCTTTCAGCGGCCATGGACACCGTCACCGAGTCCCGCATGGCCATCGCCATGGCCCGTCAGGGTGGCTTGGGTGTGGTTCACCGCAACCTGTCCATTGATGACCAGGCCGAGCACGTTGACCGCGTCAAGCGCAGTGAATCCGGCATGATCACTAACCCGCTCACCATCGGCCCCCAGGCCACGCTGCAGGAACTGGACGAGCTGTGCTCCCGCTACCGCGTGTCCGGCCTGCCCGTAGTGGACACGGATGGTCGCCTGTTGGGCATTGTCACCAACCGCGACACCCGCTTCATTCCGGAATCTGAATTCCCGCTGCGCAGTGTCAGCGATGCCATGACCAAGATGCCGCTCATTACCGGACACGTGGGCATCAGCCGTGAGGAAGCCTCGCACAAGCTGGCCACCAACAAGATCGAGAAGCTCCCTCTCGTGGACGAACAAGGCCGCCTGAAGGGCCTCATCACCACCAAGGACTTCACCAAGGCAGAGCAGTACCCGCTGGCTACCAAGGATGACGAAGGCCGCCTCCGTGTGGGTGCCGCTATCGGCTTCTTCGGTGATGGTTGGGAACGGGCCATGAAGCTCATTGACGCCGGCGTGGACGCATTGTTCGTAGATACCGCCAACGGTCACTCCCAGGGCGTGCTGGACATGATCCGGCGCCTGAAGTCCGATCCCATTGCAGCCCACGTGGACATCATCGGCGGCCAGGCTGCCACTCGTGAAGGCGCGCAGGCGCTGATCGACGCCGGCGCTGACGGCATCAAGGTGGGCGTGGGTCCCGGATCCATCTGCACCACACGCGTGGTTGCCGGTGTTGGCGTGCCGCAGATCACCGCCATCTACGAATCCGCCAAGGCCGCGATCCCCGCCGGAGTTCCGCTGATTGCCGACGGCGGCCTGCAGTACTCGGGCGACATCGGCAAGGCCCTGGTTGCCGGCGCCGATACCGTCATGTTGGGCTCGCTCCTTGCAGGCTGTGAGGAGTCCCCGGGCGAGCTCATCTTCGTCAACGGCAAGCAGTTCAAGAGCTACCGTGGCATGGGTTCCCTTGGTGCCATGCAATCGCGTGGCAAGAACACCTCCTACTCCAAGGACCGCTACTTCCAGGCGGACGTCTCCGGCGATGACAAGCTCATCCCTGAAGGCATCGAAGGCCGGGTGGCCTTCCGTGGTCCGCTGGCTTCGGTGGCTTATCAGTTGGTTGGCGGCCTTCGCCAGACCATGTTCTACACCGGCGCCCCCACCATCCCGGAGCTGAAGGCACGCGGCAAGTTTGTCCGTATCACCCCGGCAGGCCTTAAAGAGTCCCACCCGCATGACATCCAAATGACCGTAGAGGCTCCCAACTACGGTTCACGCTGA
- a CDS encoding acyltransferase family protein: MTQTRTAAPDPVSGKPAAKAKPGFRPEVQGLRALAVLMVAAYHIWLGKVSGGVDVFLLISAFLLTLSFTRKLESRAPLRLLQHWLHVFKRLLPAVVVVLLAILAGTWALIPQSRWPDVLTEAWASLMYRQNWQLAAFAVDYYAQQHVDASPLQHFWSLSVQGQVFILWPLIFAGVALLQPLLARLFPQRKAPSHRQLLFIAFGALFPASLLFSIEQTATNQAYAYFDTRARLWEFALGSLLALAIPYLKPGRRLRVVLGWAGIAAMLACGLVLPVDRSFLGFVALWPTLAAAAVIIAGQSGSRFGVDRLLGSRPLVKLGDNSYALYLWHWPILVFFLLAAGTTQPSLLEGLGIMAVSLLLAVVTTRFVEVPLRSWKWPDVRSWRAAVVIVSCGALLALPVTAWQSAITAEAAAIAEQPHELTPGAAALAPDYAGKPSEEALIIPAPAAMKDEWANVDGACTGDNVPADPVLEGCLQNEEPEVVTKRIVVLGDSHSQQYMAALGPIAKEHGWEVVTLLKGGCRFGAQSPERADFCNDFNRASSAYVLEHKPDAVFTVASLTHVDAPFETEVPGYLEGIKPFTDLGIDVVGVRDNPRFSFNMPECVQKKGKDSPDCNVPLEESLAASSPLDDYVGKVEGLHLMDMSDFICEQGTCPAVVGNVYVYKDDNHLSKTYVQTMIPMFEERLLAATGWSAG, encoded by the coding sequence ATGACCCAAACACGCACCGCCGCGCCGGACCCTGTGTCAGGGAAGCCGGCGGCGAAGGCAAAACCCGGATTCCGGCCCGAAGTCCAAGGCCTGCGTGCCCTGGCTGTGCTGATGGTAGCGGCCTACCATATCTGGCTGGGCAAGGTCTCCGGCGGTGTGGATGTCTTCCTGCTGATCTCGGCTTTCCTGCTGACGCTCTCCTTCACCCGTAAGCTCGAAAGCCGAGCACCACTGAGGCTCCTGCAGCATTGGCTCCACGTCTTCAAGCGTCTGCTGCCGGCCGTCGTCGTAGTCCTGCTTGCCATCCTCGCCGGTACCTGGGCGCTGATCCCGCAGAGCCGGTGGCCGGATGTCCTCACCGAAGCATGGGCTTCGCTGATGTATCGCCAAAACTGGCAGCTTGCCGCCTTCGCCGTGGACTACTACGCGCAGCAGCACGTGGATGCCAGCCCCCTCCAACATTTTTGGTCGTTGTCAGTCCAAGGCCAGGTTTTTATTCTGTGGCCACTGATCTTCGCCGGTGTGGCCCTGCTGCAACCACTGCTGGCCAGGCTGTTTCCGCAGCGGAAAGCTCCATCCCACAGGCAACTGCTGTTCATCGCGTTCGGGGCTCTCTTTCCGGCGTCGCTGCTGTTCTCCATTGAGCAGACCGCCACCAATCAGGCTTACGCTTACTTTGACACCCGCGCCCGCCTCTGGGAGTTCGCCCTGGGTTCCCTGCTGGCCCTGGCCATTCCGTATCTGAAGCCGGGCCGCCGTCTTCGTGTGGTCCTGGGCTGGGCCGGTATTGCGGCAATGCTCGCCTGCGGGTTGGTGCTCCCGGTGGATCGTTCCTTCCTCGGATTCGTGGCTCTGTGGCCCACTCTTGCGGCAGCCGCGGTCATTATCGCCGGGCAAAGCGGCAGCCGTTTCGGCGTTGATCGCCTGCTGGGTTCCCGTCCTCTGGTCAAGTTGGGAGACAACTCCTACGCCCTCTACCTGTGGCACTGGCCAATTCTGGTCTTCTTCCTCCTGGCCGCCGGAACCACCCAACCCAGCCTCCTGGAAGGCTTGGGAATCATGGCGGTTTCCCTCCTGCTCGCGGTTGTCACCACGAGGTTCGTGGAAGTACCCCTGCGCAGCTGGAAGTGGCCGGACGTGCGGTCCTGGCGGGCCGCCGTCGTGATTGTCTCCTGCGGTGCGCTGTTGGCGCTACCGGTCACCGCATGGCAAAGCGCCATCACTGCCGAAGCGGCCGCGATTGCGGAGCAACCTCACGAGCTGACGCCCGGCGCAGCGGCGCTGGCCCCGGACTACGCCGGAAAGCCGAGCGAGGAAGCCCTGATCATCCCGGCGCCGGCGGCCATGAAAGACGAATGGGCCAACGTGGACGGTGCCTGCACAGGGGATAACGTGCCTGCCGATCCCGTGCTGGAGGGATGCCTGCAGAACGAGGAGCCCGAGGTTGTTACCAAAAGGATTGTTGTTCTGGGCGACTCCCACTCCCAGCAATACATGGCTGCCCTTGGCCCCATTGCCAAGGAGCACGGCTGGGAAGTGGTGACCCTGCTCAAGGGTGGCTGCAGGTTCGGTGCCCAATCTCCGGAACGTGCGGACTTCTGCAACGATTTCAACAGGGCGAGTTCAGCCTATGTTCTGGAGCATAAGCCGGACGCCGTTTTCACCGTGGCGTCGCTGACGCACGTGGACGCGCCCTTTGAGACCGAAGTGCCCGGGTACCTCGAAGGCATCAAGCCGTTCACGGACCTTGGAATTGATGTTGTGGGTGTGCGGGACAACCCGCGCTTCAGTTTCAACATGCCTGAATGCGTCCAAAAGAAGGGCAAGGACTCACCGGACTGCAATGTGCCGCTGGAAGAGTCCTTGGCAGCGTCATCACCCTTGGACGATTACGTCGGCAAAGTGGAGGGGCTCCACCTGATGGACATGAGCGACTTCATCTGCGAGCAAGGCACGTGTCCGGCTGTAGTAGGAAATGTGTACGTCTATAAGGATGACAACCACCTGTCCAAGACCTACGTGCAAACCATGATTCCCATGTTTGAGGAGAGGCTGCTGGCAGCTACCGGTTGGTCCGCCGGCTAG
- a CDS encoding ABC transporter ATP-binding protein → MPEMPAQPRHPESVRLNSVPPGKTPPRKLALRPYARAVGQVLKVSFKASPGAVIMKVAGSLISATLPLVTTYFAALTTTALAAGYAGDPDAGPRAILYVIITAALGLFWGAFNSVDRYIQQLMSFKVGAIVGDMMYQRFLALEFWRYDDKETVDLYDRAKRFSDSYARVLDRIAAIFTQFVSVVLAIGALLLVSWWIAVIVLVAIVPSVYLQFKLSREQIAHWNTQVDSRRQRRMIEQNLLRPQHIAEMRLYGIVGYLMDLRSRLRDADERRRLDFQKRYIPKQLAADSLQYGAEVVSLVWVVGQIIARAQPVGQFLYVQQIVSRALSTANSLVSSLSSIDEDLANLKDYELFMALPVPSGKEQPLPKSPTTVELKDIRFSYTGSEMEVIKGISMTIKAGQHIAIVGENGAGKSTLIRILAGLYRPDSGQVLLDGVDLAGVDVTSWHRHLAVLSQEFLKYEFATAAENIYLGDVDQPRDDARIRRAASDAEAMEFINKLPNGLENHVSNWMEDPRGRKGSGLSGGQWQRLAMARNFYRDASFMVMDEPTSAIDALAEHRIFTRLFADRSSTIIAISHRLATIEKADIVYMLEDGRIAEQGTHKELVALRGRYFRMFESQLSVEETSRKSSEA, encoded by the coding sequence ATGCCAGAAATGCCCGCGCAACCGCGGCACCCGGAGTCTGTCCGGCTGAACTCAGTCCCGCCGGGCAAAACGCCGCCCCGCAAGTTGGCCCTGCGGCCGTACGCACGCGCCGTCGGGCAGGTCCTCAAGGTCAGTTTCAAAGCCTCACCCGGTGCGGTCATCATGAAAGTGGCAGGGTCCCTGATCTCTGCCACCCTCCCGCTGGTCACCACGTACTTCGCGGCCCTGACCACCACGGCGCTGGCGGCCGGCTACGCGGGCGATCCCGACGCCGGTCCGCGGGCCATTCTGTACGTCATCATCACTGCCGCTCTTGGACTGTTCTGGGGCGCCTTCAACAGCGTTGACCGGTACATCCAGCAGCTGATGAGCTTCAAGGTCGGTGCGATCGTGGGTGACATGATGTACCAGCGGTTCCTGGCGCTGGAGTTCTGGCGATATGACGACAAAGAAACGGTGGACCTTTACGACCGCGCCAAACGGTTCTCTGATTCATACGCGCGTGTGCTGGACCGGATCGCGGCCATCTTCACGCAGTTTGTTTCCGTGGTGCTGGCCATTGGCGCCTTGTTGCTGGTCAGCTGGTGGATCGCGGTCATTGTCTTGGTAGCAATAGTGCCCAGCGTGTACCTGCAGTTCAAGCTTTCCCGCGAGCAGATTGCTCACTGGAATACGCAGGTGGATTCGCGGCGGCAACGCAGGATGATCGAGCAAAATCTGCTCAGGCCCCAGCACATCGCGGAAATGAGGCTCTACGGGATAGTTGGATACCTCATGGATTTGAGGTCAAGGCTCCGCGACGCCGATGAACGCAGGCGCCTGGATTTCCAAAAGCGCTACATCCCCAAGCAGTTGGCAGCCGATTCCCTCCAATACGGAGCAGAAGTGGTGTCCTTGGTCTGGGTTGTTGGACAGATCATCGCCAGGGCGCAGCCGGTAGGGCAGTTTCTCTACGTCCAGCAGATTGTCAGCCGTGCGCTGTCCACCGCCAACAGCCTCGTCTCCTCGCTCAGTTCCATTGATGAGGATCTGGCAAACCTCAAGGATTACGAGCTTTTCATGGCCCTTCCCGTTCCCAGCGGAAAGGAGCAACCGCTCCCCAAGTCGCCAACCACCGTGGAGCTCAAGGACATCCGCTTCAGCTACACGGGGAGCGAGATGGAGGTCATCAAGGGTATTTCCATGACCATCAAGGCCGGTCAGCACATAGCGATTGTGGGGGAGAACGGTGCAGGGAAGTCAACTCTGATTCGTATCCTGGCGGGCCTCTACCGGCCTGATTCCGGCCAGGTCCTGCTCGACGGCGTGGACCTCGCCGGAGTGGACGTGACCAGCTGGCACCGGCACCTGGCGGTCCTGAGCCAGGAGTTCCTGAAGTATGAGTTCGCCACCGCCGCGGAGAACATCTACTTGGGAGACGTGGACCAGCCGCGGGACGACGCCCGCATCCGGCGCGCGGCCTCGGACGCCGAAGCCATGGAGTTCATCAACAAGTTGCCCAACGGCCTTGAGAACCACGTCAGCAATTGGATGGAGGACCCCCGGGGACGGAAGGGAAGCGGGCTCTCAGGTGGCCAATGGCAGAGGCTTGCCATGGCGCGGAATTTCTACCGGGACGCCTCGTTCATGGTCATGGATGAACCAACATCTGCCATTGACGCCCTGGCGGAGCACCGCATCTTCACCAGGCTTTTCGCGGACCGGAGCAGCACCATCATTGCCATCAGCCACCGCCTTGCCACCATAGAGAAGGCGGACATCGTGTACATGCTGGAGGATGGCCGCATTGCCGAGCAAGGAACACACAAGGAACTCGTTGCCCTGAGGGGACGGTACTTCCGGATGTTCGAATCCCAGCTTTCGGTGGAGGAGACCAGCCGGAAATCGTCCGAGGCCTAA